A window of the Virgibacillus pantothenticus genome harbors these coding sequences:
- the pduL gene encoding phosphate propanoyltransferase, with product MQLKGLSDEKITIIAEHILKRLNYQDTHTTEDTCNIKQIPIGISNRHIHLCQEDVERLFGKGYELTPLKKLSQPGQFAAQEVVTIVGRRGSIEKVRVLGPVRTRTQVEISKTDSFKIGVQAPVQESGDLTEAGSVFVIGPKGVIEAKQSVIIAKRHIHMHPDDAEKLGVKDQQVVSIKTVGDRPTIFGETVVRVKNNFRLECHLDTDEANAAGLKPNDYVELIKEC from the coding sequence ATGCAGCTCAAAGGTTTATCAGATGAAAAGATTACTATAATTGCAGAGCATATTTTAAAAAGATTAAACTACCAGGATACTCATACAACAGAAGATACTTGCAATATAAAACAAATACCAATCGGTATATCCAACCGTCATATCCATCTCTGCCAAGAAGACGTAGAAAGACTATTTGGAAAAGGTTATGAATTAACACCGCTAAAGAAGTTAAGTCAACCTGGACAATTTGCTGCTCAAGAGGTTGTGACAATTGTTGGTAGAAGAGGAAGTATTGAAAAAGTTAGAGTGTTAGGACCTGTACGTACAAGAACTCAAGTTGAAATATCTAAGACAGATTCTTTTAAAATCGGTGTTCAAGCTCCAGTACAAGAATCTGGAGATTTAACAGAAGCAGGCTCCGTATTCGTCATTGGACCAAAAGGAGTCATTGAAGCAAAACAAAGCGTCATTATAGCAAAAAGACATATCCATATGCACCCAGACGATGCAGAAAAATTAGGTGTAAAGGATCAACAAGTTGTCTCCATTAAAACGGTGGGAGATAGACCTACTATTTTTGGGGAAACGGTCGTACGAGTGAAAAATAATTTTCGGTTAGAATGTCATTTGGATACAGATGAAGCAAACGCAGCCGGTCTAAAACCAAATGATTATGTGGAGTTGATAAAAGAATGTTGA
- the pduB gene encoding propanediol utilization microcompartment protein PduB, with amino-acid sequence MNGTSKESSAPHRHVTEFVGTAMGDTVGLVIANLDPQLHEYMKLDKKYRSIGFLSARTGGAPHVMAADEAVKATNTEVVSIEMARDTKGGAGHGATIIFAAEDVSDARRAVEITLEAVEKNFGNVYSSDAGHIELHYTARASMALEKGFNALVGKSFGIIVGAPAAIGLVMADTAVKTANVDVVTYASPNNGTARSNEIIISITGDSGAVKQSLLAAQEVGLSVLSSMGEIPKSGSTPTLI; translated from the coding sequence ATGAATGGAACTTCTAAGGAATCGTCAGCGCCACACCGACATGTTACTGAATTTGTGGGAACTGCTATGGGGGATACGGTTGGATTAGTAATTGCCAATTTAGATCCCCAATTACATGAATATATGAAATTAGATAAAAAATATCGTTCTATTGGTTTTTTAAGCGCCCGAACTGGTGGAGCTCCTCATGTTATGGCTGCTGATGAAGCTGTAAAGGCTACAAATACTGAAGTTGTTTCCATTGAAATGGCCAGAGATACAAAAGGTGGAGCAGGGCATGGTGCAACGATCATTTTTGCAGCTGAAGATGTATCAGATGCACGCCGTGCAGTTGAAATTACTCTGGAAGCTGTTGAGAAAAATTTTGGCAATGTGTACAGCTCTGACGCAGGGCATATTGAACTTCACTATACTGCTAGAGCAAGTATGGCTTTAGAAAAAGGATTTAATGCATTAGTAGGAAAATCATTTGGAATAATTGTTGGCGCTCCAGCTGCGATTGGGCTGGTAATGGCTGATACAGCAGTAAAAACAGCCAATGTGGATGTAGTTACTTACGCAAGTCCAAATAACGGGACAGCCCGGTCCAACGAAATTATTATTTCTATTACAGGAGATTCTGGTGCTGTTAAACAATCACTCTTAGCTGCCCAGGAGGTTGGTTTAAGTGTGCTTAGTTCCATGGGTGAGATTCCGAAGTCAGGGTCAACTCCGACACTAATATAA
- a CDS encoding BMC domain-containing protein has protein sequence MVETRGLVALIEAADAMVKAANVQLVGYEKIGSGLVTVMVRGDVGAVKASVDAGASSAKNIGEVVSVHVIPRPHTDIEKVMINSLTNGGE, from the coding sequence ATGGTAGAAACGAGAGGATTGGTAGCTTTAATTGAGGCTGCTGATGCGATGGTAAAAGCGGCAAATGTTCAATTGGTTGGTTATGAAAAGATTGGATCTGGATTAGTAACAGTTATGGTTCGAGGAGACGTAGGAGCAGTAAAAGCCTCTGTAGATGCAGGAGCGTCCTCAGCTAAAAATATAGGAGAAGTTGTATCTGTTCACGTAATCCCTCGTCCACATACAGATATTGAAAAAGTAATGATTAATTCATTAACAAATGGAGGTGAATAA
- a CDS encoding sensor histidine kinase, translating to MIFKVNYWNFFAWNISSHRQKDMIILLNTNDLTLTDVVDIDTLSNVQSKLADLVGISVVTADANGNPVGRFNNFSPFCQLIRSSKIGAKKCIECDAQAEQKAFATGKPTISDCHLGLKDCCVPIIVNNKLLGGVLGGQVLVDDQENPKSKFDIPKLAKELDLEESELAVAIDNLAVVEPEYLQDCVDFYEVLANYFTEMGIKSLFQQQLLKETQEKLDYERRLKYAELKTVEAQINPHFLFNTLNSISRVAMSENAPLTEEMIYNLSDLIRYNLKQTEEFPLLKNEIKNIRRYLSIQKVRYGDRLNYQIDLPNHLEDFCIPYMILQPIVENAIIHGIEPLAKGGSVYISVSRNEEDISILVKDTGVGFKKQQALKILEGKDGSSDGIGFLNSHLRLRDYFGENYGLQILNDETFSTVIKIFFPAFTDYNHYKNKVII from the coding sequence TTGATTTTTAAAGTTAATTATTGGAATTTTTTCGCATGGAATATTTCATCTCATAGACAAAAGGATATGATAATTTTGCTTAATACAAATGATTTAACTTTAACAGATGTCGTTGATATAGACACATTATCTAATGTACAAAGCAAATTAGCCGATTTAGTCGGTATCTCAGTAGTAACAGCTGATGCGAATGGCAATCCGGTTGGTAGATTCAATAATTTCTCTCCGTTTTGTCAATTGATTCGGTCTTCAAAAATAGGGGCGAAAAAATGTATCGAATGTGATGCTCAGGCTGAACAAAAGGCTTTTGCAACTGGAAAGCCAACTATAAGTGATTGTCACTTGGGTTTAAAAGATTGTTGTGTTCCAATAATTGTAAATAATAAATTGTTAGGTGGCGTTTTAGGCGGGCAGGTGCTAGTCGATGATCAAGAAAATCCTAAAAGCAAATTTGATATCCCGAAACTAGCTAAAGAGCTAGATTTAGAGGAATCCGAATTAGCAGTAGCTATTGATAACCTAGCCGTGGTAGAACCCGAATATTTGCAAGACTGTGTTGATTTCTATGAGGTTTTAGCAAATTACTTTACAGAGATGGGAATAAAATCACTTTTCCAACAACAACTATTAAAAGAAACGCAGGAAAAACTAGATTATGAAAGACGATTAAAATATGCTGAATTAAAAACAGTAGAAGCTCAAATAAATCCACATTTTCTATTTAACACATTAAATTCTATTTCCAGAGTTGCAATGTCTGAAAATGCTCCCTTAACAGAAGAAATGATCTATAATCTTTCTGATCTCATAAGGTATAATTTAAAACAAACAGAAGAATTTCCTTTATTGAAAAACGAAATAAAAAATATTAGACGGTACCTATCTATACAAAAGGTGCGTTATGGGGATCGGTTAAATTATCAAATAGACCTTCCAAATCATTTAGAAGATTTTTGTATTCCGTATATGATTTTGCAACCAATAGTTGAAAATGCAATCATACATGGAATAGAGCCCCTCGCCAAAGGAGGGAGTGTTTACATCTCAGTGAGCAGAAACGAAGAAGACATCTCTATCCTTGTAAAAGATACAGGGGTGGGCTTTAAAAAGCAACAGGCTTTGAAAATCCTAGAAGGAAAAGATGGTTCTTCTGACGGTATAGGTTTCTTAAACTCACATTTACGTTTACGGGATTACTTTGGAGAAAATTACGGATTGCAAATTTTAAACGATGAAACATTTAGTACAGTTATAAAAATTTTCTTCCCTGCTTTCACTGATTATAATCATTATAAAAATAAGGTGATCATATGA
- a CDS encoding response regulator transcription factor, translating into MTYKIMIVEDESLERKALKTIISRNFQTIDIIAEAENGNQAIEFAKIYKPDMMLLDIGIPEMNGLAVQKNIIEFLPSIQTIIITAYSSFTYAQEAISSHVNDYLLKPVRPSTLVNSIHNALMNIGEKKCIPCDILPEQLPENPIIQQAIALIKKNYMKDIRLDWIADNVHLNPQYLSRLFKRTMNASYSEFLTSIRLEKAIDLLLNSDYPIYRIANEVGFSDASYFCKVFVHYKKMSPHKFRTRTANRK; encoded by the coding sequence ATGACTTATAAAATCATGATTGTAGAAGATGAATCTTTGGAAAGAAAGGCTTTGAAAACAATTATCTCCAGAAATTTTCAAACCATAGATATTATAGCTGAAGCAGAGAATGGTAACCAGGCAATTGAGTTTGCTAAAATATATAAACCTGATATGATGCTTTTAGATATCGGTATTCCAGAAATGAATGGTTTAGCAGTTCAAAAAAATATCATTGAGTTCCTCCCTTCTATTCAAACTATTATTATAACGGCTTATTCCAGTTTCACATATGCTCAGGAAGCAATATCGAGTCATGTGAACGATTATTTGTTAAAACCAGTTCGTCCTTCTACACTAGTTAATTCTATTCATAATGCTCTTATGAATATCGGGGAAAAGAAATGCATCCCTTGTGATATACTTCCTGAACAACTTCCTGAAAATCCAATTATCCAACAGGCCATAGCATTAATTAAAAAAAACTATATGAAAGATATTCGACTTGATTGGATTGCTGATAATGTTCATTTAAATCCTCAATATTTGAGCAGGCTCTTTAAACGAACCATGAATGCTAGTTATAGTGAATTTTTAACCTCTATTAGACTCGAAAAAGCAATAGATTTACTATTGAATTCTGACTATCCAATTTATCGAATAGCAAATGAAGTTGGTTTCTCAGATGCTTCCTATTTTTGTAAAGTGTTTGTGCATTACAAAAAAATGAGCCCACATAAATTTCGAACAAGGACAGCGAATAGGAAATAA
- a CDS encoding MBL fold metallo-hydrolase, with translation MQTKNPIRLDQRIHLIDGFDFEIPNRTGAYVLDEEQLTIIEPGPSPSIKHIKKGIEQLGFSLEVVKYIIVTHVHLDHAGGAGLLLKSCPNAKIVVHPRGKRHLADPRKLAAGARAVYGDSFSDLYDPIVPIPEERLITKEDGDMLEIGEDCKLQFFNTPGHAKHHFSIYDPVSNGLFTGDTAGVRYQLLIDQGVSFFLPSTSPNQFDPNELRHSWGRFHDLQVDRIYYGHFGMTDQPKAALQQVSRWLDVFMDIAEKAYTEGLGYDKLAERLLTAIKVDLRAKGIPDDHEIYVILNVDMQICALGMVDYLQKRKEE, from the coding sequence ATGCAGACGAAAAATCCGATCCGACTCGACCAGCGCATTCATCTTATTGATGGCTTTGATTTTGAAATTCCTAACCGTACAGGGGCGTATGTTCTTGATGAAGAGCAGTTAACGATTATTGAGCCAGGGCCAAGTCCATCGATTAAACATATCAAAAAAGGGATAGAACAATTGGGGTTTTCATTGGAAGTAGTTAAATACATTATCGTTACCCATGTTCACCTTGATCATGCTGGTGGCGCTGGATTATTGTTGAAATCTTGCCCAAATGCTAAAATAGTTGTCCATCCTCGAGGGAAACGTCATTTAGCTGACCCGCGTAAACTAGCTGCTGGAGCACGCGCTGTATATGGAGATAGCTTTTCTGATTTATATGATCCGATTGTTCCGATACCAGAAGAACGACTTATTACAAAAGAAGATGGAGACATGTTGGAAATTGGAGAGGACTGTAAGCTGCAATTTTTTAACACACCAGGACATGCAAAACATCATTTCAGTATTTACGATCCGGTTAGTAACGGATTGTTTACTGGAGATACAGCAGGCGTGCGCTATCAATTATTAATAGATCAGGGTGTCTCCTTCTTTTTACCGTCGACATCACCAAACCAATTTGATCCAAATGAGTTACGTCATTCATGGGGACGTTTCCATGATTTACAGGTAGATCGGATATATTATGGGCATTTTGGGATGACCGATCAACCGAAAGCTGCATTACAGCAAGTTTCTAGATGGCTTGATGTATTTATGGATATCGCTGAAAAAGCATATACAGAAGGCCTTGGCTATGATAAACTAGCTGAACGACTGTTAACTGCGATTAAAGTCGATCTACGGGCAAAAGGGATTCCGGATGACCATGAGATTTACGTGATTTTAAATGTCGATATGCAAATATGTGCGTTAGGTATGGTTGATTATTTACAAAAAAGGAAAGAAGAATGA
- a CDS encoding DUF4183 domain-containing protein yields MIIKKRQSCSSHYRYDGCKCCRKKPPTPNCCTCNIEINNNFCYCPPVPPTPPPPSNVLKAETSQYTAISDGVKTVYTNQDKVPEYSTSDILNPNDVSYINLFINGILQPATIYNVQPGSLQLLVDQSDIPRNGVPIILQFIKILSN; encoded by the coding sequence ATGATAATAAAAAAAAGACAAAGCTGCTCTTCTCACTATCGTTATGATGGTTGTAAATGTTGTAGAAAAAAGCCACCAACTCCCAATTGCTGTACATGCAATATTGAAATCAACAATAATTTTTGTTACTGTCCTCCTGTTCCGCCGACACCGCCTCCACCGTCCAACGTCCTAAAAGCGGAGACCTCCCAATACACAGCCATATCGGATGGAGTAAAGACAGTATATACAAACCAAGATAAGGTTCCAGAATACAGTACTTCAGATATTTTAAATCCCAATGATGTATCTTATATCAATCTGTTTATCAATGGAATCTTACAACCTGCTACCATCTATAATGTTCAACCAGGGAGTCTACAACTTCTTGTCGACCAAAGCGACATCCCAAGAAATGGTGTCCCTATTATTTTACAATTCATCAAAATACTTTCAAATTAG
- a CDS encoding DUF4183 domain-containing protein, whose protein sequence is MAIVKQFMGAERFIATIGDGTGTGATFTIPATAFTDDTGAAATAFPTAPAYYNLYLNGVLQTADTSTLTTTEVTIPDGDTLNPGVPVIIECVVN, encoded by the coding sequence ATGGCAATTGTTAAACAATTTATGGGTGCCGAAAGGTTTATTGCAACAATCGGAGATGGGACAGGTACTGGCGCAACGTTTACTATTCCCGCAACAGCTTTTACTGATGATACTGGAGCAGCTGCTACAGCATTTCCAACTGCACCTGCATACTACAACCTGTACCTTAATGGCGTACTTCAAACAGCTGATACTTCAACGCTTACTACGACTGAAGTAACAATTCCAGATGGAGATACACTTAATCCTGGTGTTCCAGTAATTATTGAGTGCGTAGTAAACTAA
- a CDS encoding alpha/beta hydrolase family protein, with amino-acid sequence MKKVCTLLLLCVFVLTVAACKSVDETSKEKEATTDAIGYYEGKIDIPNQPLGLEVTLQKKDGELSGTMSIPMQGLSDYPLSTVEQKGENELLFTMKIQNQIISFEGKIDSDQIAGTFKQNNQAFPFQLTKAKKTIDAEGEFLQVETAYGTLSAEVKLPEGKGPYPVLLIIPGSGQTDRDGNTVGMAGKNNSLKLLADGLAEQGIATIRYDKRGVKKNSQAITKEEDMRLEQFVDDAVAFIDKLKTDDRFSTIGIIGHSQGSLVGMLAAQEQDIDAYISLAGLGRSIDQGLYDQLREQLPKKLLKESQDILKSLTERKTVDEVSTELQAVFRPSVQPFLISWMTYEPAAVIADVKAPTLIVKGEHDLQVPAKEADLLYEAAADAELLILEQMNHVLKDAPKDREQNLATYTNPDLPLAKGLLEGIGDFLAQNGFVK; translated from the coding sequence ATGAAAAAGGTATGCACGCTTCTCCTTCTCTGTGTGTTCGTTCTAACAGTGGCAGCATGTAAGTCCGTAGACGAAACGTCCAAGGAAAAGGAAGCTACCACTGATGCTATTGGATATTATGAAGGGAAAATTGACATTCCGAATCAGCCATTAGGATTGGAAGTAACGTTGCAAAAGAAAGACGGTGAATTATCGGGAACAATGAGTATTCCCATGCAAGGATTAAGTGATTATCCGTTATCTACTGTTGAGCAGAAGGGAGAAAATGAGCTTCTATTTACGATGAAAATACAAAATCAAATTATCTCATTTGAAGGCAAAATCGATTCCGATCAAATAGCAGGGACATTTAAGCAAAATAATCAAGCTTTTCCGTTTCAATTAACGAAAGCCAAAAAGACAATAGATGCGGAAGGAGAATTTCTCCAAGTAGAAACGGCATATGGAACGCTGTCTGCAGAAGTAAAATTACCAGAAGGAAAAGGACCTTATCCAGTTTTGTTGATTATTCCTGGCTCTGGACAAACAGATCGTGATGGCAATACGGTTGGTATGGCTGGCAAGAATAATAGTTTGAAGCTGTTAGCAGATGGTTTAGCTGAACAAGGAATAGCAACGATTCGCTATGATAAACGGGGGGTTAAAAAGAACAGTCAAGCCATTACGAAGGAAGAAGATATGCGTTTAGAGCAATTTGTAGATGATGCAGTTGCTTTTATCGATAAATTAAAAACAGATGATCGATTCTCAACGATTGGTATCATTGGACATAGCCAAGGTTCTTTAGTAGGTATGCTCGCTGCTCAGGAACAGGATATTGATGCATATATATCGCTAGCAGGTTTGGGGCGATCGATTGATCAAGGATTATACGATCAATTACGTGAACAGCTTCCTAAGAAATTACTTAAAGAGAGTCAAGATATCCTGAAAAGCTTAACAGAAAGAAAAACAGTAGACGAAGTGAGTACGGAATTGCAAGCTGTATTTCGACCTTCTGTACAGCCATTTTTAATTTCATGGATGACGTACGAACCGGCAGCAGTGATCGCTGATGTAAAAGCTCCAACATTAATTGTAAAAGGAGAGCATGATTTACAAGTTCCTGCAAAGGAAGCTGACCTCCTCTATGAAGCAGCTGCTGATGCTGAGTTGTTGATTCTTGAGCAGATGAATCATGTATTAAAAGACGCACCAAAAGATCGCGAGCAGAATTTGGCTACGTATACAAATCCAGATTTACCTCTAGCCAAGGGGTTGCTGGAGGGAATCGGTGATTTCTTAGCCCAAAACGGATTTGTTAAATAG
- a CDS encoding tripartite tricarboxylate transporter permease, producing MDPVLILQLIAASVIGAILYTIIGIAPGTDETAVLAPVTLVLVLSGFEPIVILAFFISAIVAKKLTDSIPVAIAGIPGGVMSAPMVEHAMVLKKHGMPEISIRKMASGSVIGTIIAVPMSLLMANLIAPLSDEITQYASQIFLGGAIFLALMTKNRWIALLSIVPFAFLIQGLRMFYWETGIVPEDQTVFTSFFLGITIGPVILKLAELLNGRIRRSLPRYGKKDIAMRRTAKTKGFPNPFKILNRKEIGTTSLASVLGVLTFFMSPVGMTIFLGETLTSRIKDPVKKAARAISSMDGLTNAAYLSGTLIPLIAIGLPLSPTAIGPAGPLFNAPPVFTEENNIHHLLSMSDFIVATLIGSIIAISITFYITIKYAQQICAFVFRFIPHEAMLGVFFGLVIMLAYMDAGIVNIAGVIVVALVAGFLHRKGVNYGVQFMTLYAAPWLVSLFL from the coding sequence ATGGATCCTGTGTTAATTTTGCAATTGATAGCTGCTTCCGTTATTGGTGCTATTTTGTATACCATTATCGGTATCGCCCCCGGAACAGATGAAACCGCTGTCTTAGCGCCGGTTACGTTAGTACTGGTACTATCAGGTTTTGAGCCTATAGTTATTTTAGCTTTTTTTATATCAGCAATTGTTGCTAAAAAACTAACCGACTCTATCCCTGTTGCGATCGCAGGAATCCCTGGTGGGGTCATGTCAGCTCCGATGGTTGAGCATGCGATGGTCCTTAAAAAACATGGTATGCCTGAAATTAGTATTCGGAAGATGGCTTCTGGTTCAGTCATCGGTACGATTATTGCTGTACCCATGAGTTTGTTAATGGCCAATTTAATTGCTCCTTTATCAGATGAAATTACGCAATATGCCAGCCAAATTTTCCTTGGTGGTGCTATTTTTTTAGCACTTATGACAAAGAACCGCTGGATTGCGTTGCTTTCCATTGTGCCATTTGCGTTTCTTATTCAAGGCTTACGCATGTTTTATTGGGAGACAGGTATTGTTCCTGAAGATCAAACGGTGTTTACATCGTTCTTTTTAGGAATTACAATTGGACCGGTGATTTTAAAGTTGGCAGAATTGCTTAATGGCAGAATCAGGCGTAGCCTTCCCCGCTATGGTAAAAAGGATATCGCGATGCGACGGACTGCAAAAACAAAGGGGTTCCCGAATCCATTTAAGATCCTTAACCGAAAAGAAATTGGCACTACTTCCCTAGCATCAGTGTTAGGGGTACTAACCTTTTTTATGAGTCCAGTCGGAATGACGATTTTTCTTGGGGAAACATTAACAAGTCGAATCAAAGATCCGGTAAAGAAGGCAGCTCGAGCGATTTCCAGTATGGACGGATTAACGAATGCAGCTTACTTATCAGGGACGCTTATACCGCTTATTGCTATCGGTTTACCTTTATCACCTACAGCAATCGGTCCAGCGGGGCCACTATTTAACGCTCCGCCAGTATTTACAGAAGAAAACAATATTCATCATCTGCTTTCCATGTCTGACTTTATTGTCGCGACGCTAATTGGTTCGATTATTGCCATTAGCATAACGTTCTACATTACGATTAAGTATGCACAGCAAATATGCGCGTTTGTTTTTCGGTTTATACCGCATGAAGCTATGCTTGGTGTGTTCTTTGGTCTTGTGATAATGCTTGCATATATGGATGCTGGTATTGTTAATATTGCCGGAGTAATCGTTGTGGCACTCGTCGCTGGTTTCCTGCATCGTAAAGGAGTTAATTATGGCGTACAGTTTATGACCTTGTATGCAGCGCCTTGGCTTGTGTCGTTATTTTTATAA
- a CDS encoding YfhD family protein, translating to MGRDEHRKSKNSFMAQTPANQKSDGVDVEFAQEAADHADLEAQERARQADKRAKRK from the coding sequence ATGGGACGAGATGAACATCGAAAGTCTAAAAACAGCTTTATGGCACAGACACCAGCAAATCAAAAATCAGATGGGGTCGATGTAGAATTTGCACAAGAGGCTGCAGATCATGCTGATTTAGAAGCTCAAGAACGAGCACGACAAGCTGACAAACGAGCTAAACGAAAGTAA
- a CDS encoding YueI family protein: MSKKNVDDYLTEGMYGTRLPKDHERKQFLGTLRERIVLALTKGQVMSNKGLEQLEEAMKENPEAKLIINGHVSNRFLKEEKKIADKYNIPHSTITNQEAEDTDIGAVLTYDYAIDKEEIFIKEEPEQPDAKQETETEDPSFFSKIKSWFD, encoded by the coding sequence ATGAGCAAGAAAAATGTCGACGATTATCTCACAGAAGGAATGTATGGAACAAGACTTCCTAAAGATCATGAACGAAAACAATTTTTAGGCACGCTACGTGAACGAATTGTGCTGGCACTTACCAAAGGACAAGTGATGTCCAATAAAGGATTAGAGCAACTTGAAGAAGCGATGAAAGAGAATCCTGAGGCTAAGTTAATTATTAATGGGCATGTTTCTAATCGCTTTTTAAAAGAAGAGAAAAAAATTGCCGATAAATACAACATCCCTCATTCCACCATTACCAATCAGGAAGCAGAAGATACGGACATTGGGGCGGTATTAACGTATGACTATGCGATTGATAAGGAAGAAATTTTTATTAAAGAAGAACCAGAACAACCTGATGCTAAGCAAGAAACAGAAACAGAGGATCCATCTTTTTTCTCTAAAATAAAAAGTTGGTTTGATTAA
- a CDS encoding BCCT family transporter codes for MKSVTSVFWYSLVICIAVVIWGSVAPIGLESFTAKVTTAVSDYFGWYYLLAVMVILAFCIYLILSRYGNIKLGKEKDDPEFSLPSWFAMLFSAGMGMGLVFWTTAEPISHAFTSTPGAEPGSDEAIRESLKYTFFHWGIHAWAVYGIVALVLAYFKFHKDQPGLISVTLMPIFGEKSMRGLSGKIIDVLSVFATVIGVAATLGFGSAQINGGMAFLFDTPDTFWMQLLILGTATVMFIASSWSGVGRGIKYLSNANMGLAVVLLLMLFIAGPTLDILNMFTHTLGSYVSDFFDMSLRLAPQDENKRTWINNWTIFYWAWWISWAPFVGIFIARISKGRTVKEFMLGVLAVPSIICFIFFAVFGVSALNLEQNGIAKISEFSLETSTFGVLAEYPLGFVMSIITLFVVAIFFITSADSATFVLGMLSTNGTLNPHNSVKIMWGVMQAALATIIVYFGGTQGLQNMLIIAALPFSIVILLMAASFYKTVRADHGAGK; via the coding sequence ATGAAAAGTGTCACGAGTGTGTTCTGGTATTCTCTGGTAATTTGTATTGCAGTGGTAATTTGGGGTTCCGTAGCTCCAATTGGGTTGGAAAGTTTTACAGCAAAAGTAACGACTGCGGTATCCGATTATTTTGGTTGGTATTATTTACTAGCTGTTATGGTTATATTGGCGTTTTGTATTTATTTAATATTATCTCGATATGGAAATATTAAACTAGGAAAAGAAAAAGACGATCCTGAATTCAGCTTGCCATCGTGGTTTGCGATGTTATTTAGTGCTGGAATGGGGATGGGTCTCGTGTTCTGGACAACAGCAGAGCCAATCTCTCATGCATTTACGAGTACACCTGGAGCAGAACCGGGTTCGGACGAAGCGATCAGAGAGAGTTTAAAGTATACATTTTTCCATTGGGGAATTCATGCATGGGCTGTATATGGCATTGTGGCATTAGTTTTGGCTTATTTTAAATTTCACAAAGATCAGCCAGGTCTTATAAGCGTAACCTTAATGCCGATTTTTGGAGAAAAAAGCATGCGTGGTTTGTCTGGCAAGATTATCGATGTGTTATCTGTTTTTGCTACGGTAATTGGTGTTGCTGCAACACTAGGATTTGGATCAGCGCAAATTAACGGAGGGATGGCATTTTTATTTGATACTCCTGACACCTTTTGGATGCAACTGCTCATTTTAGGGACAGCAACCGTTATGTTTATCGCTTCATCATGGTCGGGAGTTGGAAGAGGAATTAAATATTTGAGTAATGCGAATATGGGATTAGCGGTTGTGTTATTACTAATGTTATTTATTGCTGGTCCAACGCTTGACATTTTGAATATGTTCACCCATACATTAGGAAGTTATGTGTCCGATTTTTTTGATATGAGTTTACGTTTGGCACCTCAAGATGAGAACAAACGAACATGGATTAATAACTGGACGATTTTCTACTGGGCCTGGTGGATTTCATGGGCTCCATTTGTCGGTATTTTTATTGCCCGAATTTCTAAAGGAAGAACAGTAAAAGAATTTATGTTAGGTGTATTAGCAGTACCGTCAATTATTTGTTTCATATTTTTTGCTGTTTTTGGAGTTTCGGCATTAAACTTAGAACAAAATGGAATTGCAAAGATTTCCGAGTTCTCACTTGAAACGTCTACTTTTGGGGTGCTAGCAGAATACCCACTAGGTTTTGTAATGTCCATCATTACGCTTTTTGTGGTGGCGATATTCTTTATTACTTCTGCTGATTCGGCTACCTTTGTGTTAGGGATGTTAAGCACCAATGGGACGTTGAACCCGCATAATTCGGTGAAAATTATGTGGGGAGTGATGCAGGCGGCTTTGGCAACGATTATTGTTTATTTTGGCGGTACACAAGGATTGCAAAATATGCTTATTATTGCTGCATTACCTTTTTCTATTGTTATATTATTAATGGCTGCTTCCTTTTACAAAACAGTTCGTGCCGATCATGGAGCGGGGAAATGA